Genomic window (Fibrobacter sp. UWH6):
ATGTACATGTGCGGTGCCCGAAAAATTGCAGACATTGATCGCACTATGATCCGCATGGGCTAAATCTGCAATGAACGCAAAGTGCTGCGAATGGCATAAGAAAAAAGCTCCCCTCGAGGGAGCCTTTTTTATAAGCTGAATTTTACGCCGGCAGAAAATGATCCGACTTGTCCAGCACCAAGTTCAAAGAAGAATGATGTGTCTAATCCGAATTCGAAGCCGATTAAAGAGATGTGGAATACAGCTTCAACATCAAATGTGTCACTGTCAAAAATTGTGGCGACCCCGAATGCCAACTGGGAGTAACAACGAAAATCTGTCTTGTTGACCCAATTGAACTTTGCCTTGGGCATGAGCGAAATGGTATGCATATTGATATCATTTGCGACGTATGCGTAAGTCAGGAAACCACCGGTTTCAAGAAGTTTTCCGACTTCAAATCCGTAGGCAATGTTGAATGAACTTGCCGTTATAAAGTCTACTTCTTCATCTTCGAAATCTTTATCGAAAGCATGTGATATTATGTTGCCAGACACAATAGCCATAGCATTGAGATTGAAATAACCATAGCTTATGCTGATATTCTGTTCATGGTCCGAACTAGCGAACGCCGATGCGTACGAAAGCAGTAAACCAAGTACGAAGATGATGGCTTTATTCAAAAGAATTAACCTTCGCATTCCTCGTCGGCTTGCGGGTTAATAAACCTTGCGTTGCCGATGGTGCGGTCTGCGATCCACTGGCGCACAGCGCGTTCTGCAGCGGCTCCAAGAATTTCCTTCTTGTTCTTTTTCTTCAGGCCTTCGTGATGGGGGAGGAGGCCGAAGTTGAAATTCATGGGCTGGAAATCTTCGTTTTCTTCTACCAGGCGGTTCATCAGGGCACCGATGCAACTTTCATCCGGCAGCGGGTCGGCGGCGCCGTGCAACAGCGTCTGTGCCATGTTCCATGCGGCGTACAAACCGGTGGCAACTGCTTCGGTGTAACCTTCGGAACCTGTAATCTGGCCGGCAAACCAAGTAGGCGGAATATCCTTGGCGCATTCCAGTTCCGGGCGCAGGCGCAAAGTCTTGTCCAGGAACTTGGGTGAATCGATGAAGGTGTTGCGGTGCATGCAGCCCAGGCGTGCAAAGTTGGCGTTCTTCAGGGCCGGCACCATGGTGAAGATTTCCTTCTGGGTGCCCCACTTGAGGCGAGTCTGGAAGCCTACCATGTTGTACAAAGTCTTCTGCTTGTTTTCGGCGCGGAGCTGGATTACAGCGTACCAAAGTTTGCCGTTGTTGCCAAGGCCCAGACCGATGGGGCGCATGGGACCGTGGCGCAAAGTTTCGTAACCGCGGCGGGCCAGTTCTTCTACAGGCAGGCAGCCTTCGAACAGTTCGTGCTTTTCGTAGGGGCGGGGTTCCACAGATTCTGCGTCCACAAGGGCGGCCACGAATTTCTCGTAGGTTTCGCGATCTAGGGGGCAGTTGATGAAGTCTGCGGTTTCGCCCTTTTCCCAGCGGTTCATATAGAAGGCGTGGTCAAAGTCGATGGAGTCGGTTTCTACCACGGGAGCGATGGCGTCGTAAAAGTGCAGACGGTCGCTGCCTAGACGCTTGAAAATATCGTCGGCTAGAGTATCGCTGGCTAGGGGGCCTGCGGCCACTAGGGTAGGGCAGTCGCCTTCAAGCGACGTCACTTCTTCGCGGTGCATGGTAATGTTTGGGCAGGCCGCGATGCGTGCTTCTACCAGTTCGCTAAAGATGTCGCGATTTACGGTCAAGGAATCGCCTGCGGGAACGGCTGCTTCGGCGGCGCATTCCATGAGAAAACTGCCCAGCATTCTCAGTTCCTGTTTCAGAAGTCCGTGGGCACTTGTGACACCGAGGGCCTTAAAGCTGTTGGAGCAGACCAGCTGGGCCAAGTGGCCGTCACGATGGGCGGGGGTAGGCTTTACCGGGCGCATTTCATAAAGGTGAACGTCAAAACCGCGGCTTGCCAACTGCAATGCGGCTTCACAACCGGCGAGACCGCCACCAATCACACGAACTTTCTGAGTCATTAGTTCATCACCATTTTTCTGTAAGTCTTGGCGTTTCCGATCCAGAGCTTCACAAGAAGTTCTTCGAGAGATGCCGAGGTGACGCAATCTGGATCAGCATCCTGGATTTCATCAGAAATCATATTGGCCTGGGTGATGTTCAGCATGCCGTAATAGAGTGCTTCCATCAGCTGGGACAGAAATTCGGGCGAAACCCGTGCGATGGTTTCCATGTCGTTTAGGGGAGGAAGCTGAGACTTGTCGGGCTGGAACTGGTCCAGGTTGTCCATAGTCCACATGTCTGCGGCGCGGCCCATGTCGGAGTTAGCGGCGATACCCTTTAGACTGGAGCGGTATTCGTTCCATTCCTTGTCGGTTGTCTTGCCGGCCTTACGAATCTTCTTCAAAAAAGAAAGTACAGCGTAGTACAAATCTTTTTCTTTCTGGTTTGCTTCCCTTTGGGATACTGGAATCATGGATACCTATTAAAAATTCGAAAGAGTCGCGCCGCACGAGGCGACGCAACTGATTAATGAAATTAGTGGCGGAAGTGACGCATGCCGGTGAAGACCATGGCCATGCCGAACTTGTCGCACATTTCGATAGACAGGTCGTCCTTCTTGGAACCACCCGGCTGCACGATGTAGCGAACGCCAGCGTCGTGAGCGGCTTCAACGTTATCCGGGAACGGGAAGAAGGCGTCGGAGCCCATAACGACTTCGCTGAACACCTTGGCTTCCAGAGCCTTGAGACCAGCTTCGTTGATCAGCTTGCCTTCGGCGTCGAAGAATTCCTTGGCTTCTTCCATGCGGGCCACGTTGTCGCGAACGCGGGGCTGGCAGAGGCGGAGGTTGGAGTCGATGCGGTTGGGCTGACCGGGGCCAAGACCCATGATCTGGAAGTAACCGGGCTTGTATTCGTAACCCATGACAATGGCGTTAGACTTGGTGTGCTTGGTAACGATCCAGGTGAAGCGGGCCAGGTCTTCCTTGTTCTTCGGGAACTGAGCCTTGGTAACGGTTTCGAACTTTTCGTAAACGTCAACGTCGCGATCCTGAACCAGCATACCGCCGATCACATGCTTGTAAACCTTGCAAGTGGTGGCCTTCTTGATTTCGCCAACTTCCAGGAGGCGGATGTCCTTGGACTTGTTCTTCAGGAATTCGAGAGCGTCGTCGTCGAATGCCGGAGCGAGGAGGATTTCCACGAACTTGCCCTTGAGGAATTCGGCAGTGTTCAGGTCAACCTTGGAGGTAACAGCGATCACGGAACCGAAAGCGGACACCGGATCACCTGCCCATGCAGCTTCCATAGCTTCGCGGAGGTTTTCGCCGGTAGCCAGGCCACAGGGGTTCATGTGCTTAACGATCACGACTGCATTGGAACCTGCAAATTCGCGAGCCATTTCCAGGGCTGCGTCTGCGTCAACAATGTTGTTGTAGGACAGTTCCTTGCCCCAGTGCTGCTTAGCGGTAGCCAGGCTAGCTTCGGTGCAAGTGGGGTCGCGGTAGAACACGGCGGACTGGTGAGAGTTTTCACCATAGCGCATGGGTACCGGGTCAACGAATTTGAGATTCAGTTCTTCAGACATATTATCCTCTTTGGGGGTTAGTTAATAAAATTATGAGTTATAAATTATGAATTATGAGATTTTGTTTGACGGCGCTGCCGCACTTGTGAAAGCCTATATCTCGTACTTCGTAATTCATAATTGAAACCTTTAGGTTTCAGAAGGTTCACCGCCGAATACGGAGGCATCCGGGTTGATGTTATCCAGGGGGTCTTCGGGTTCTACAACCAGATTATAATAGACATTGTTCTTTAGTTCGTCTTCGATGTAGAACAAGGTTCCGCCCATGGCACTACCACAGCCGGCGCATGCTCCCTGGAAACGGATCTTCAGGCGGTTGCCGTCTACCAGGTCCAGAATTTCGAGGTCGCCACCGTCGCCCTGCAGCGTTCCGCGGACAGACTTGTGGAGCCATTCCTCGATCTTTTCGATCTGCTGGATCTTGGTCATGGCGTTCCATTCGGCATCGGCTTCGGCTCGACCTTCTGCGGTCTGGGTGCGGTACTTGATGCGTTCCATCTTTTCGCGGATGATGATGGCTGTAGCCTTCTTCTCGGGGTATTCCTCAAGAATTCTTGCAATCAGCTTGTTCATCTGACCGATTTCAGGAGCGTCTGCTGCAATGGCTCGAACTTCGGGAACGTCTCGCAATTCTTCTTCGATAGATTCTGCGGTAATCTTGCAGGCGTCGTCTACAGTCACCATCTGGATCTTCTTGCAGAATGTGTCTG
Coding sequences:
- the trmFO gene encoding methylenetetrahydrofolate--tRNA-(uracil(54)-C(5))-methyltransferase (FADH(2)-oxidizing) TrmFO, producing the protein MTQKVRVIGGGLAGCEAALQLASRGFDVHLYEMRPVKPTPAHRDGHLAQLVCSNSFKALGVTSAHGLLKQELRMLGSFLMECAAEAAVPAGDSLTVNRDIFSELVEARIAACPNITMHREEVTSLEGDCPTLVAAGPLASDTLADDIFKRLGSDRLHFYDAIAPVVETDSIDFDHAFYMNRWEKGETADFINCPLDRETYEKFVAALVDAESVEPRPYEKHELFEGCLPVEELARRGYETLRHGPMRPIGLGLGNNGKLWYAVIQLRAENKQKTLYNMVGFQTRLKWGTQKEIFTMVPALKNANFARLGCMHRNTFIDSPKFLDKTLRLRPELECAKDIPPTWFAGQITGSEGYTEAVATGLYAAWNMAQTLLHGAADPLPDESCIGALMNRLVEENEDFQPMNFNFGLLPHHEGLKKKNKKEILGAAAERAVRQWIADRTIGNARFINPQADEECEG
- a CDS encoding IMP cyclohydrolase, producing MSEELNLKFVDPVPMRYGENSHQSAVFYRDPTCTEASLATAKQHWGKELSYNNIVDADAALEMAREFAGSNAVVIVKHMNPCGLATGENLREAMEAAWAGDPVSAFGSVIAVTSKVDLNTAEFLKGKFVEILLAPAFDDDALEFLKNKSKDIRLLEVGEIKKATTCKVYKHVIGGMLVQDRDVDVYEKFETVTKAQFPKNKEDLARFTWIVTKHTKSNAIVMGYEYKPGYFQIMGLGPGQPNRIDSNLRLCQPRVRDNVARMEEAKEFFDAEGKLINEAGLKALEAKVFSEVVMGSDAFFPFPDNVEAAHDAGVRYIVQPGGSKKDDLSIEMCDKFGMAMVFTGMRHFRH
- a CDS encoding NifU family protein; the protein is MSEDVTSTLSQKVQDIAKSPKYRGAIFQIEADEKGLALVDVKEASLKVYLMIDPDCDKILETRFFTYGGPVFTALADTFCKKIQMVTVDDACKITAESIEEELRDVPEVRAIAADAPEIGQMNKLIARILEEYPEKKATAIIIREKMERIKYRTQTAEGRAEADAEWNAMTKIQQIEKIEEWLHKSVRGTLQGDGGDLEILDLVDGNRLKIRFQGACAGCGSAMGGTLFYIEDELKNNVYYNLVVEPEDPLDNINPDASVFGGEPSET